The Spirosoma foliorum genome has a window encoding:
- a CDS encoding aminotransferase class V-fold PLP-dependent enzyme, with amino-acid sequence MSTRRNFFRQTAAAATGALTLPQFLPETVASPISTADVGLKSAAQWAQDEDFWSWVKSEYTVSPTLLNLNNGGVCPQPKVVQDAHIRFYQYCNEAPSYYMWRILDQGRESLREKLADLGGCSPEEIAINRNATEGLNTVIFGLNLKAGDEVVLTKQDYPNMLNAWKQREKRDGIKLVFLDLELPSEDDKYLTEQYVKAFTPRTKVVHITHMINWIGQVMPVRKIADEAHKRGIEVIADGAHSFALFDFKIPDLGADYYATSLHKWLCAPFGSGMLYIKQNKIRNIWALLSNNEPDGPDIRKFESLGTRSFASEMAIGTAVDFHNSIGTARKFVRAHYLKNYWMERVKDVPGVKLHTSLKPEFAGAVGLFSIDGMKTSEVDGQLLNKYKIHTTGIDWENIHGVRVTPHVYHSPKDLDRLVVAITQIAEKQAVASKQKKS; translated from the coding sequence ATGTCTACTCGTAGGAACTTCTTCCGCCAAACCGCAGCCGCAGCCACGGGTGCCCTGACTCTCCCGCAATTTTTACCCGAAACAGTTGCCAGCCCTATTTCCACGGCTGATGTTGGACTAAAATCCGCGGCTCAATGGGCGCAGGATGAGGATTTCTGGTCGTGGGTGAAATCAGAGTACACCGTATCGCCTACGTTGCTTAATCTAAACAATGGCGGTGTTTGTCCGCAACCAAAAGTTGTTCAGGATGCCCACATCCGATTTTACCAGTATTGTAACGAAGCCCCCTCGTATTATATGTGGCGGATACTGGATCAGGGTCGCGAATCGCTGCGTGAAAAACTGGCCGATTTAGGCGGCTGCTCACCCGAAGAAATCGCCATTAATCGGAACGCTACCGAAGGCTTGAACACGGTTATTTTTGGCCTGAATCTGAAAGCAGGTGATGAGGTTGTACTCACCAAACAGGATTACCCGAACATGCTCAACGCCTGGAAACAGCGCGAAAAACGCGATGGTATCAAGCTGGTGTTTCTGGACTTAGAACTGCCCAGTGAGGACGATAAGTACTTGACGGAGCAGTACGTCAAGGCGTTCACTCCCCGAACCAAAGTAGTTCATATTACCCACATGATCAACTGGATCGGGCAGGTGATGCCTGTCCGAAAAATAGCCGATGAAGCTCACAAGCGCGGTATTGAGGTGATTGCTGATGGTGCGCACTCGTTTGCGTTATTCGATTTTAAAATTCCTGATCTTGGTGCCGATTACTATGCTACCAGCCTGCACAAGTGGCTCTGTGCGCCTTTTGGTAGCGGCATGTTATACATTAAGCAGAACAAGATTCGCAACATCTGGGCACTGCTATCGAACAACGAACCCGATGGCCCGGACATTCGTAAATTCGAGAGTCTGGGTACGCGATCGTTTGCCTCCGAAATGGCTATCGGTACTGCCGTTGATTTCCACAACAGCATTGGCACAGCCCGTAAGTTTGTCAGAGCCCATTACCTCAAAAATTACTGGATGGAACGGGTGAAAGATGTGCCTGGGGTAAAGCTTCATACATCACTCAAACCAGAATTTGCGGGTGCTGTTGGCTTGTTTTCCATCGATGGCATGAAAACCAGCGAAGTAGACGGGCAGTTGTTGAACAAGTATAAAATTCATACAACGGGCATCGATTGGGAAAACATTCATGGCGTAAGAGTAACCCCCCACGTGTATCATTCCCCCAAAGATCTCGACCGATTGGTGGTAGCTATTACGCAAATAGCGGAGAAACAGGCTGTTGCCAGCAAGCAGAAAAAGAGCTAG
- a CDS encoding AMP-binding protein — protein sequence MILSPIKSDSWPLPQTPYEEEALAFCRAWLSGQDEFTLYTSGSTGTPKPIQLTRAQMQASARLTGQTLGLQSGDTALVCLNIHYVAGVMMLVRGLELGLPLTIIEPTANPLSDFNATDNHFAFTALVPLQLQTILEKNDADQLTILNGMKAILVGGAATSPTLERALQIITAPVYATYGMTESVSHIALRRLNGPAASDLFTALAGVDLGTDERGCLHITSAATNFERIQTNDVVELVDPMHFRLLGRADRVINSGGVKVQPEQVEQLIHNVLGSLHSENYNGRLFVAGLADERLGQRVVMVYERGARGTEHGSRKDVDSSLDGVTWATIQATVREKLGPYAVPKEIIFVDQFLETPTGKVDQKATIAQIH from the coding sequence ATGATCCTCTCCCCTATCAAGTCTGACTCCTGGCCTTTACCCCAAACGCCTTATGAGGAAGAAGCCCTGGCTTTTTGTCGAGCTTGGTTGAGTGGTCAGGATGAATTTACGCTTTATACGTCTGGCTCTACAGGCACTCCTAAACCCATTCAGCTGACACGGGCGCAAATGCAGGCAAGTGCCCGATTAACTGGACAAACCCTTGGCTTGCAGTCAGGCGACACAGCTCTTGTTTGTCTGAATATCCATTACGTAGCGGGTGTTATGATGCTAGTGCGGGGCCTGGAGCTTGGTCTTCCGCTAACGATCATTGAACCAACCGCCAATCCGCTGAGCGATTTTAACGCAACTGACAATCACTTTGCATTTACGGCACTAGTCCCCCTACAGTTACAGACTATTCTGGAAAAGAATGACGCCGACCAACTGACCATTTTAAACGGGATGAAGGCCATTTTGGTAGGAGGTGCTGCAACAAGCCCAACGCTTGAACGAGCACTTCAGATAATCACGGCACCTGTTTACGCTACTTATGGCATGACGGAGAGCGTCTCACACATCGCTCTCCGACGACTCAATGGGCCAGCTGCCAGCGATTTATTTACGGCTTTGGCTGGCGTTGACTTAGGAACCGATGAGCGGGGCTGTTTACACATCACCTCAGCCGCCACAAATTTTGAGCGAATTCAAACCAACGATGTCGTTGAACTAGTCGACCCTATGCATTTTCGACTGCTGGGTCGGGCGGACCGAGTCATCAACAGCGGGGGTGTTAAAGTGCAGCCCGAACAGGTAGAACAGCTAATTCATAACGTACTAGGCTCACTACACTCCGAAAACTACAATGGTCGTTTATTTGTAGCAGGTCTGGCAGATGAACGGCTGGGGCAACGCGTGGTGATGGTGTATGAGCGTGGGGCGCGTGGCACGGAGCATGGGAGCAGAAAAGATGTAGACAGCAGCCTGGACGGGGTGACCTGGGCGACGATACAGGCAACGGTTCGTGAGAAATTAGGGCCTTATGCGGTCCCGAAAGAAATCATTTTCGTTGACCAATTTCTAGAAACACCCACGGGCAAGGTTGACCAAAAAGCGACGATAGCACAAATACACTAA
- the menB gene encoding 1,4-dihydroxy-2-naphthoyl-CoA synthase → MQSNYPWETIKEYEEILFSYYDGIAKISINRPHKRNAFTPLTVREMSEAMEIARQDERVGVVILTGEGGEAFCSGGDQSVRGHGGYVGEDKVPRLNVLDLQMQIRRIPKPVIAMVAGYAIGGGHVLHVVCDLSIAAENARFGQTGPKVGSFDGGFGASYLARVVGQKKAREIWFLCDQYDAQEALDMGLVNKVVPLDQLEETTIAWCRKILDKSPIALRMLKASFNAELDGQAGIQQLAGDATLLYYLSEEAKEGKDAFLEKRKPDFSKFPKFP, encoded by the coding sequence ATGCAAAGCAATTACCCCTGGGAAACCATTAAAGAATACGAGGAGATTCTGTTTAGCTATTACGACGGAATTGCCAAAATCAGTATCAATCGTCCACACAAGCGTAATGCTTTTACGCCCCTGACGGTCAGGGAAATGTCGGAAGCGATGGAAATTGCTCGGCAGGACGAACGCGTTGGTGTCGTTATCCTCACAGGTGAAGGGGGAGAAGCATTCTGCTCTGGGGGCGATCAGTCGGTTCGTGGGCACGGGGGCTATGTTGGTGAAGACAAAGTTCCTCGTTTGAATGTCCTGGATCTGCAAATGCAAATCCGGCGGATTCCCAAGCCTGTTATTGCAATGGTGGCCGGTTACGCGATTGGTGGTGGTCACGTTTTGCACGTTGTCTGTGACCTGAGTATTGCGGCCGAAAATGCCCGTTTTGGTCAAACAGGACCTAAAGTCGGCTCGTTCGATGGGGGGTTTGGTGCATCGTATCTGGCGCGGGTTGTCGGTCAGAAAAAAGCCCGCGAAATCTGGTTCTTGTGTGATCAGTACGACGCACAGGAGGCTTTAGATATGGGCCTGGTTAACAAAGTTGTTCCCCTCGATCAACTGGAAGAAACAACCATTGCCTGGTGCCGTAAAATCCTGGATAAAAGTCCAATTGCGCTCCGTATGCTGAAAGCTTCGTTCAATGCGGAACTGGATGGGCAGGCGGGTATTCAGCAATTGGCTGGTGATGCTACCTTGCTCTATTATCTTTCTGAAGAAGCGAAAGAAGGTAAAGATGCCTTCCTGGAAAAGCGCAAACCCGACTTCAGCAAGTTTCCGAAGTTTCCCTAA
- a CDS encoding PadR family transcriptional regulator encodes MKGSNLGEFEELVLLTIAALVNDAYSVAVCDELEKHTGRAAKLGVVHAVLNRLEEKGLVKSRMGEATNTRGGKRKRYYEVTHAGKIALTNAKEVRESLWRIIPGFNLEGSI; translated from the coding sequence ATGAAGGGGAGTAACCTAGGGGAATTTGAAGAATTGGTGCTGCTGACGATTGCCGCACTCGTTAACGACGCCTATAGTGTAGCCGTTTGCGATGAACTGGAAAAACATACGGGTCGGGCTGCGAAGCTAGGCGTTGTGCACGCTGTGCTGAATCGATTGGAAGAGAAGGGGTTGGTGAAAAGCCGAATGGGCGAAGCAACTAACACACGGGGAGGAAAGCGCAAGCGCTATTACGAAGTTACGCACGCGGGTAAAATTGCCTTGACCAATGCCAAAGAAGTTCGTGAATCACTCTGGCGGATTATTCCCGGATTCAATCTGGAAGGCTCAATATGA
- a CDS encoding QcrA and Rieske domain-containing protein, with protein METTLPSTDQPTMPRQAFLKLVGTSIGSIILTRSMAGCAGQGSSDPTPDPAQKVDFTLSLNDNANQNLLVKGGYVIVDNVMVVQTKDGKYVAVSAKCTYEGTKLVYKAADNQFYCPLDLSRFDTNGKVVSGPAKQPLTIYIIDSNLTSGTLRVHN; from the coding sequence ATGGAAACTACCCTTCCATCCACAGATCAACCAACAATGCCCCGACAGGCGTTTCTGAAACTTGTTGGCACCAGTATCGGGTCAATTATCCTGACACGCAGTATGGCCGGTTGTGCCGGACAGGGAAGCTCTGACCCAACGCCAGATCCTGCCCAAAAAGTTGATTTTACACTTAGTTTGAATGACAATGCCAACCAGAACCTGCTTGTTAAAGGCGGTTATGTGATTGTCGATAATGTCATGGTCGTTCAGACTAAAGATGGAAAATACGTAGCCGTTTCAGCGAAATGCACGTATGAAGGGACAAAGCTGGTCTACAAAGCAGCTGATAATCAGTTTTATTGCCCGCTCGATCTTTCTCGTTTCGATACCAACGGGAAAGTAGTTTCGGGACCAGCCAAACAGCCGCTAACCATTTATATCATCGACTCCAATCTCACGTCTGGTACCCTGCGGGTGCATAATTAA
- a CDS encoding Gfo/Idh/MocA family protein gives MDEIRWGIIGCGDVTEVKSGPAFTKVPNSSLVAVMRRDAGKAADYAQRHNVPTWYDDADALINDPNVNAVYVATPPDTHAEYAIRAMRAGKPVYVEKPMARNAAECEAMNQVSRETGMPLLVAYYRRALPYFLKIKELIDTKVIGDIRYVRIQLNWQPYDEEVGENAKPRWRVDPDISGGGHFHDLASHQFDYLEYVLGPIKTASGIARNQAGLYQADDIVVANFEFESGVLGTGTWCYTVNKEQRIEETELIGSKGKISFSFFTMNLIKVETEAGLVEYTIPAPENIQHPLIESIVNQLRGGGKSSSTGETGARANMVLDWITAR, from the coding sequence ATGGATGAGATTAGATGGGGAATTATTGGTTGCGGAGACGTGACCGAAGTGAAAAGTGGACCGGCTTTTACTAAAGTTCCGAATTCGAGTTTGGTGGCAGTTATGCGGAGAGATGCCGGGAAAGCCGCCGATTACGCCCAACGACATAACGTGCCCACCTGGTACGACGATGCCGATGCTCTGATCAATGACCCCAACGTCAACGCGGTCTATGTAGCTACGCCACCTGATACGCATGCTGAGTACGCCATTCGGGCAATGCGCGCTGGGAAACCCGTTTACGTAGAAAAACCAATGGCCCGAAATGCTGCCGAATGTGAAGCTATGAATCAGGTCAGTCGGGAAACGGGTATGCCACTATTAGTTGCCTATTACCGCCGGGCGTTGCCGTATTTTCTGAAGATAAAAGAGTTGATCGATACGAAAGTTATTGGCGACATTCGGTACGTTCGGATTCAGTTGAATTGGCAACCCTATGACGAAGAAGTAGGGGAGAACGCGAAACCCAGATGGCGGGTCGATCCTGACATATCGGGTGGCGGCCATTTCCACGATCTGGCCTCTCACCAATTCGATTATCTGGAATATGTGCTTGGCCCTATCAAAACGGCCAGCGGAATTGCTCGAAATCAGGCAGGCTTGTATCAGGCCGATGATATTGTTGTGGCCAATTTCGAATTCGAGTCCGGTGTTTTGGGAACCGGAACCTGGTGCTATACTGTGAATAAAGAACAGCGCATTGAAGAAACGGAACTTATTGGCTCTAAAGGAAAGATTTCATTTTCCTTTTTTACGATGAATCTCATCAAAGTAGAAACGGAAGCAGGACTTGTTGAGTACACCATTCCAGCCCCAGAAAATATACAACACCCCCTTATTGAATCGATCGTGAACCAACTTCGGGGCGGTGGAAAAAGCTCTAGTACGGGCGAAACAGGCGCGCGGGCTAATATGGTTCTGGATTGGATTACAGCACGTTAA
- a CDS encoding ABC transporter ATP-binding protein — MLTVSNLTKAYNGHIALTVPELHLAAGIHYFRGGNGSGKTTFFRTVAGLLPFSGEIVLDNNYEITQNPIDYRMRVNYAEAEPLYPSFLTARDLVAFVGKAKQSPAGQVDALGELLGVDAFWTKPTGQFSSGMLKKLSLLLAFLGTPRLILLDEPLTTLDVATTERLFTYVRQLRDEQHVSFLLTSHQDVSLTGLSITSVWQVSSGVITQSEL; from the coding sequence TTGCTCACCGTCTCTAACCTCACTAAAGCCTATAATGGGCATATTGCCCTAACGGTCCCGGAACTGCATTTAGCAGCGGGCATCCACTATTTCCGGGGCGGAAATGGCTCTGGCAAAACAACATTTTTCCGAACGGTAGCTGGCTTACTGCCCTTTTCGGGAGAAATTGTTCTGGACAACAACTACGAGATCACGCAGAATCCGATCGATTATCGAATGCGGGTCAACTACGCTGAAGCAGAGCCACTTTACCCCTCTTTCCTGACAGCCCGCGATCTGGTTGCATTTGTTGGCAAAGCCAAACAATCGCCCGCTGGTCAAGTAGATGCCTTAGGCGAGCTGTTGGGTGTGGATGCCTTCTGGACTAAGCCAACGGGACAGTTTTCGAGTGGTATGCTCAAGAAGTTATCGCTGCTGCTAGCCTTCCTCGGAACACCCCGCCTAATTCTGCTCGACGAGCCGCTAACAACCTTAGACGTAGCAACCACCGAAAGGCTCTTTACCTATGTGCGACAGCTTCGGGATGAGCAGCACGTTTCTTTTTTGCTGACTTCTCATCAGGACGTTAGCCTGACAGGCTTATCGATAACCAGTGTCTGGCAGGTGAGTTCGGGAGTCATTACACAAAGTGAATTATAA
- a CDS encoding ABC transporter permease, which yields MNRFINQNDRTDSDKPDSPKPPRWAQDLLRWYCRPALLEDLQGDLNEYFERNLKTKGAKRARLIYCLDALKFFRPYTVRKPDFINLLIHWIMIGSYLKTSRRSLVRNKLFSFINIFGLAVSMSVGLLVISIISDFLSYDDFQLKRDRTYRVITTFQNLDQPAVELASTSVKVGQEIRKTVAGIEELTILRNGFSGDAHVGETVVPFDAYWADDSFFKVFSFPLLKGDPATALKEPYSLVLTEKTAKKLFGDVDPLGKNVRFDSLNYTVTGIAKDVPKLSHLRFEALVSFATADALLAKKDPNFYSWENVWQNYVYMVLPSTSNPESLQLALDKLSKKENAAIKNRKYTVALQSLNEVVLSRRLDNAIGPSMRPIVMWILAGLAFIIILSACFNYTNLSIARSLRRSREVGIRKIIGAMKSHVLGQFMAESVIIALMALVFSFGLFLFLRAQFLALDPHIGDLLLLELSPRIILYFLVFAMLVGLAAGFLPALFFSRISALQVIKDVSSVKVFQRVSIRKALIVIQYTFSLIFIATTLIGYNQYRGLVLFDLGFTTENILNIRLQGNKGNIVAKELSEIPAVREISQSMMITSLGSIHGTSMKYTDPRDSAMVWLNLVDEHYLPVHNHKMVAGKNFTLRPKKGEESEVIVNEQVLKRFNIANRNPEKALGKVVTVDGNKLTIVGVLKDFHYGTMEKKIEPVMFRYSADEPWGYLNVKIASTDLPATMASIDNIWRKIDKVHPLEAKFYDDQIEEAYSQFSVMVKVIGFIAFLAICIASLGLFGMVVFTTETRLKEISIRKVLGATEGGLVFLLSRGFLGLLLIASLVALPVTYFFFDKVVLTNFAYHQPIGLSELLIGVVVVMVLAFLLIGSQTLKAARNNPAKVLKSE from the coding sequence ATGAATCGATTTATTAATCAAAACGACCGTACAGACTCCGATAAACCAGACAGTCCCAAACCGCCCCGTTGGGCGCAGGACCTGTTGCGTTGGTATTGCCGCCCTGCCTTGCTTGAAGATCTACAGGGCGACCTTAACGAATATTTCGAGCGTAATCTAAAAACGAAAGGCGCTAAACGCGCCCGCCTTATTTACTGCCTGGATGCCCTAAAATTCTTCCGACCTTATACTGTTCGCAAACCCGATTTTATTAATCTTCTCATTCACTGGATCATGATTGGCAGCTACCTCAAAACCTCCCGGCGCAGTCTGGTGCGCAACAAATTATTTTCCTTCATTAACATCTTCGGGCTGGCCGTTAGCATGTCGGTGGGCTTACTTGTTATTTCTATAATCTCCGATTTTCTTTCGTACGATGATTTTCAGCTGAAGAGGGATAGAACCTATCGAGTCATTACTACATTTCAGAATTTAGATCAGCCTGCGGTGGAGTTGGCCTCTACTTCCGTAAAGGTTGGTCAGGAAATTCGGAAAACGGTAGCAGGCATAGAAGAACTGACGATTCTTCGCAATGGGTTCTCGGGGGATGCTCATGTGGGAGAAACGGTTGTGCCATTCGATGCCTACTGGGCAGATGACTCATTCTTTAAGGTATTTTCATTTCCCTTGCTAAAAGGCGATCCGGCTACGGCTCTCAAAGAACCCTATTCGTTGGTGTTAACTGAAAAAACGGCCAAAAAACTGTTCGGAGATGTTGACCCACTAGGCAAGAATGTACGTTTTGATTCACTGAATTATACGGTTACTGGTATTGCGAAAGACGTACCTAAACTATCGCATTTACGCTTTGAAGCCCTTGTTTCGTTTGCTACGGCCGATGCGTTGTTAGCTAAAAAAGATCCTAATTTTTATAGCTGGGAAAACGTCTGGCAGAACTATGTCTATATGGTTCTGCCATCAACCAGTAATCCTGAATCGCTACAACTGGCCCTTGATAAACTAAGTAAGAAGGAGAATGCTGCCATAAAGAATAGAAAGTATACTGTTGCGCTTCAGTCATTAAACGAAGTCGTATTAAGTAGGCGGCTCGATAACGCAATTGGACCCAGCATGAGGCCCATTGTCATGTGGATTTTAGCTGGTCTGGCGTTCATTATTATCCTCTCGGCCTGTTTTAATTACACGAACCTCTCGATCGCCCGTTCACTCCGGCGATCCCGTGAAGTAGGCATTCGTAAAATTATAGGTGCGATGAAAAGCCACGTGTTAGGGCAGTTTATGGCGGAATCAGTAATTATTGCCCTGATGGCCCTGGTGTTTTCATTTGGCTTGTTTTTGTTCTTACGCGCTCAATTTCTAGCATTAGACCCACATATCGGTGATCTGCTTTTACTTGAATTATCGCCCCGAATCATTCTCTACTTTCTGGTCTTCGCCATGTTGGTTGGCCTTGCCGCCGGATTTTTGCCCGCCCTGTTTTTCTCCCGAATTAGTGCCCTTCAGGTGATAAAGGACGTTTCAAGCGTCAAAGTATTTCAACGGGTTAGTATCCGTAAAGCGTTGATCGTCATCCAATATACATTCTCGTTGATATTTATTGCCACCACCCTGATTGGCTATAATCAATACCGGGGACTTGTTCTGTTCGACCTGGGCTTTACGACTGAAAATATTTTGAATATCCGGTTGCAGGGCAATAAAGGAAATATAGTAGCCAAAGAGTTATCGGAAATTCCGGCTGTTCGGGAAATTTCCCAATCGATGATGATAACAAGCCTGGGCAGTATTCATGGCACCAGTATGAAATATACCGATCCCCGAGATTCGGCAATGGTTTGGCTCAATCTGGTTGATGAACACTATTTACCTGTACACAATCATAAGATGGTGGCTGGTAAAAACTTTACGTTGCGCCCGAAGAAAGGAGAAGAAAGTGAAGTCATCGTGAATGAGCAGGTACTAAAACGGTTCAATATTGCCAATAGAAACCCTGAAAAAGCGCTGGGTAAAGTGGTAACTGTGGATGGCAACAAACTCACTATCGTAGGCGTGCTAAAGGATTTTCACTACGGAACGATGGAAAAGAAGATTGAGCCCGTCATGTTCCGGTACTCAGCCGATGAGCCCTGGGGGTATCTGAATGTGAAGATTGCCTCCACCGATTTACCTGCTACTATGGCAAGTATCGACAATATCTGGCGCAAGATCGACAAAGTTCATCCCCTGGAGGCCAAATTCTATGATGATCAGATTGAAGAGGCTTACAGTCAGTTCTCCGTCATGGTGAAGGTAATTGGCTTCATTGCCTTTCTGGCCATCTGCATTGCCTCACTAGGCTTGTTTGGCATGGTTGTGTTCACCACCGAAACCCGATTAAAGGAAATCAGCATCCGGAAAGTACTGGGAGCAACCGAAGGTGGTCTGGTTTTCTTGCTCAGTAGAGGATTTTTAGGCCTGTTACTGATCGCTAGCTTAGTCGCCCTACCAGTTACCTACTTCTTCTTTGACAAAGTTGTTCTAACCAATTTCGCCTACCACCAGCCTATCGGACTGAGTGAATTGCTGATTGGTGTAGTGGTGGTGATGGTGTTGGCCTTTTTACTGATCGGTTCCCAAACGTTAAAAGCCGCCAGAAACAATCCGGCTAAGGTGTTGAAGAGCGAGTAG
- a CDS encoding DUF2452 domain-containing protein translates to MEEAKVIINPISPDKVAEAPGLLEYAHTAGSAIIRPEDKGKITGRAVAAMREQTDMQLSQLYKQMQLLAEQATAIRNRVEISERIYSAQMNFEPVVGHTYHFYQRKNGTDLLSMIGPNEWGRKFPFERCLATVRMMADHTWDVQYHETEFSTTE, encoded by the coding sequence ATGGAAGAAGCGAAAGTTATCATCAATCCGATTTCGCCGGATAAAGTTGCCGAGGCACCGGGCCTGCTGGAGTATGCGCACACAGCGGGTAGCGCTATTATCCGTCCTGAAGACAAGGGCAAGATCACCGGACGCGCCGTGGCGGCCATGCGCGAACAAACCGACATGCAACTCAGCCAACTGTACAAGCAAATGCAGTTACTGGCCGAGCAGGCAACAGCTATTCGGAATCGAGTCGAAATATCGGAGCGTATTTATTCCGCCCAGATGAATTTCGAACCCGTTGTTGGGCATACCTATCATTTTTATCAGCGCAAAAACGGCACCGATCTGCTATCCATGATTGGTCCAAACGAGTGGGGCCGCAAGTTTCCATTTGAGCGCTGCCTCGCCACTGTCCGCATGATGGCCGATCATACCTGGGATGTGCAGTATCACGAAACAGAATTTTCAACGACTGAATAA